The Lewinellaceae bacterium nucleotide sequence GGACTGCAACCTGAACCGATTAAAATGAAAGAAAAAAGCAACGCTAAACCAATCCGTTTTTTTTGCATTATTTCGGGATCTTTCGTTTAAATGTAAGAGGAATAAAGTTAGTAAATTTTATCAAAATAATGTTTTAAAAAAAAAATGCTTAAGTTTACTTAGGTATTGTCGGATTCATTTCGCCATGATCCAACCACTGGATTTATTCGCCACGGTTCGTCCACCGAATGAATTCGGTTGTACTGTTGTTAATTATTTCAAATAAAAATCACCTGACCATGAGAAAAAAATCTTCCAGGGAAAAAACCAGACGCGAATTTTTAAGCACAAGTCTAAAAGCAGGCCTTGGCCTTTCAGCAATGAGCACCCCCTTATTTGCACGTGGAAGCATGGTAGAACCTGACATTTCCCATAGTCCATGGAAAACACCACATCCCCTCAACATCCTGATCCTGGGAGGCACCAGCTTCCTCGGACCCCACCAGATCGCTTATGCCCTGCAACGGGGCCACTCCGTTAGCATTTTCACCAGGGGAAAGACAGTGTCCTCCATCCATAAGGAAGTATTCAAACAGGTTGAGCACCTGACCGGGAACCGCGAAAATGACCTGGAAGCCCTGAAAGGCAGAAAATGGGATGCGGTGATCGACAATTCAGGGCAAAAAGCCCAATGGACCAAAGATTCCGCAGCATTACTGAAAGACAACGTTGACGTTTACCTTTATACCTCTTCCACCGGGGTGTATTATCCTTATCTCGGGTCTGACATTAAGGAAGATACCAAACTCGTGTTGGAGATTCCTGTAGGGATTACTGAAATACAATCCTATGAGTACGAATATGGTGTCATGAAGGCCCATTCCGAATTAGAAGCCCAAAAGGCCTTCGGAATAGATCGCACGATCATCGTACGTCCGACCTACATGATGGGCCCGGGGGATCGCACTGACCGGTTTACCTTCTGGCCCATAAGGCTCAGTCAGGGCGGAGAAGTTATGGTGCCCGGAAAAAGTGATGACCCGGTTCAATACATCGATGTCAGGGATGTAGCTCAATGGATGATCCGGCTGATTGAAAACCGGACTACAGGAACTTTCAATGCCGTAGGACCAGCCTCTCCTAAAGGTATGCATGCTTTTGTTTACGGAGTTCAGGCTGCTTTCAGTGCCCCCGTTTCCTATACAATGATTCCCGACTACGAATTCCTGGAGGCTAAGGGTATCCTCGACCGTATCCCGTGGATTATGCCTACTGGGGACAATTACGGTTCTGCCCGGGTAAATAATCAATTCGGCATCACCAATGGTCTCTCCTTTACTCCCCTGGCCAAAAGCGCACGGGACATCTACGACTGGTGGTATTCAGATGCCGTAAGTCAAGAACGTCAGCACAAATGGGATGAAACCAATGAGAAAGCGATTATTAAAGCATGGAGATTGCGAAAATAAAGGCTTTTTCTTCTCCCTACACCCCTAAAACAGCCCCTGCAGCTTTCAAAACAGGTATTAATACGTATAAATGCCACAGATATTGTTCCTAATTTTGAACTCAAATGGCCTCAATGTCTGAATAGAACTTCATGACAATGATCCATCCTTGTTTTTTTCTCAAACAAAATTCACACCAGGGTTGAAATATACCTTGACAAGTTTACGCTCTCTTTCCCTCCTTTAATTCATGTAAAATAGCCATGACTTCAATGGCTCTCCTGTGGAACAGATCCGCGAAAGAGCCTGATAATTTTTTAACAAACGGCCGGCCCATTTTGTCTGCCAAAATAACCAAAACTGTACACCTATTATGAAAAGACTTTTCTACCTTTTAATTTTTATGTCGCTTGGCATCTTTGCCCATGGGCAGATCACAGTGACCAACAACAATGACAGCGGTGCCGGCTCCCTCAGGGACGCGGTGGCTTCCGCCGCACCGGGTCAAACGATAACTTTCAGTACGGCGGGGCCTATCGTATTGACGACAGGAGAGATACTTATAGATAAAAATCTAAGTATTGACGGAGGCGCCGGAGGGATGACAATCAACGCGAATGGTTCCAGCCGGATTTTTAATATTACAGGAGCTGCCAATACTATTACCCTAAAAAATTTAGAATTAATTAATGGAAACGCGGGCGGAGGATTTGGAGGAGCTATAGCCTGTGGAGCCAATTTAAATGCCTCTTATTGTACTTTTTTTGGAAATATCGCCGAAAATGATGGCGCTATTCAGATTTACGGGAGTATAACTGCCAACTTTGTAAGCTGTAATTTCATTAACAATACTGCTACTTCCCAGGCAGGAGCACTTGAATTAGGTACGGGAACCTATACTTTAGTGAATTGCTTATTTAAGGGCAACTCGTCTGGCACTTTAGGAGGTGCCATTTTAGCAGGAGCTAACACCACGATCATCAATTCAACCATAACAGAAAACAGTGCTACTTCAGAAGGAGGTGGAATTTGGGTAGATGGTCTTGGCACTAATGTAAGTTTATATAATAATATTATTGCCAACAATACAGCAAGCACTAATCCTGACATGGTAGCTGATGTTCCTTTGACAGCTGCTAACAATAATTTGATCACCAATGCAGCTGGTTCAGGGATTACCCTTGGTAGTAACGGTAATATTTCAGGAAATCCAATGTTTGTTAGTCCGGGTTTAGATTATCATTTACAAGATAATTCTCCAGCTGTCAATGCGGGTAATTCAGCCTGGCTTCCTGCCGATATTCTTGATGTGAATAATAATGGAAATTTTGGCGAAACATTGCCTGTTGATATAGATAATCAGCCCCGTATTTGGGCCTGTACTCCTGATATGGGCGCATTTGAAAACCTTTCTACGACCATCCAGGTGACCAACACCAACGACTCCGGCGACGGATCATTGCGGGCGGCTATTGATTGTGCCAACAACACTCCCGGACCGAATACCATCACCTTTAATATTCCCGGAGGTGGATTGCAGACTATTTCTCCCCAGAGCGAACTTCCTTTTCTTAATGATCCAGGAACTCATATTGATGGTACTTCACAGCCTGGTTATAATGGTACACCATTAATTTATTTAAATGGAAATAATGCCGGCGGCGCTGTTGGTTTGGTAGTTTTTGGAGATAATTGCCAGGTATCAGGGTTAATGATCAAGAATTTTCAGGGTCAGGCATTTCAAATTTTAGCTAATACAGGAATGACCATATCCAATAACATACTCACTGACAACTCAGGCCAACAAATTCTCGGAGACAATGCTAACGGTTTTAATATCTCCAATAACATTTTCAATATCGATGAAAACGGGAATGCAACCAATAGCGATATTTATGCAATTCATCTTCAAAATGGTTGTAACGACGTGAGTATTGACAATAATACCATGGGTGGATTGAATAATGTTAATGCACAAATTGTTGCTATCGTAGGTGGCAGCAATGATATTTCCATTACCAATAACTATATAGGCACCGACCAAAACAACAATGACTACGGCGGGAACACAGGTATTTATATTGCAAATGGTTGTGATAATAATTACGTACACAGTAACACCATCGCCTATAATCAAACGGGCGTTTCGGTTCTGTCTGACTTAAACCGCGTTGATGAAAATGACTTCTTTTGTAATAGCATAAAAGCCATCGACCTGAATGAAGGTCAGGGCAACAACGGGCTGCAGCCACCAGTCATTACTTCCGCTGCCCCTGACCTGATAGAAGGTACCGCGCCTTTTGACGGGTTTGTTTGTATATACATTCAAAATGACATTGGAGGCTGCAATGCCGCCTGTCAGGGTATTTTCCAGGGTTATGCGTCCATTGACAGTGGTACCCTGACCTGGTCCTGGACACCTCCGGCGCCATTGGCTGATGGCGAAATAGTGGCCGTCACGCTTTATGCCAACCCTACCGGTAATGGATTCGAATCCTCTGAATATACCTGTGCCGCCGTTTCGAGCTTTTGTGTGCCCGGCCAGCCCATCGTGGTCACCAATACCGATGACTCCGGCCCGGGGTCTTTGCGGGAAGCGATCAATTGTGCCAATGATACCCCGGGAGCCAATACCATTCTGTTCGACATTCCGGGAGGCGGAGTGCATACGATCTCGCCTTTGAGTTTACTTCCCACCCTTAATGACGATGGAACAATTATCGACGGTACTTCTCAGCCAGGTTATGCCGGCACGCCGCTTATCTATATCAACGGTAGCCTCGCCGGGCCGGGCAACTGTTTGACAATTTTTGGGAGTGATTGCCAGGTAAATGGTTTGATGATCAAACATTTCGACGGTGACGGCATCAGCATCCTTGGGAACAATAATGCTATTATTAACAATAATATCATTACAGAGAATACATTCTCGCAAATAAGCTTTGCCGATGCAACCAATGCAACCGTTGACAACAACATCCTGAATATTGATGAAAATGGTGTGGGCTCCACCTCCAATTCCGTTGGGGTCTGGCTGCAAAACGATGCCGAATTCATTGCTATCACCAACAATACCATCGGTGGTATCGGCCTTACCGGGGAATCAATGATCGTCATCCTGGACGGCGTCAACAACCTGACCATTACAGGCAATTACCTTGGAACGGATCAGGCCAATAATAATTACGGAGGATTTAGAGCCATTGTAATTTCAAACACCAGCACAGGTTATCACCTCATCAGGGAAAACACCATTGCCTATAATCAGGTAGGTATAACAAACGGTTCCAATTACACCCGTATTCTTGAAAATGACTTTTTCTGTAATTCCGATATAGCTATTGACCAGTTTGGCGTTGGCAATAACGGTCTTCAGCCTCCGGTCATCACTTCCGCCGCCCCTGAACTGATCACGGGTACAGCTCCGGGTATGGGGGAAGTTTGTATTTACCTTCAGAATGATATAGGTGGCTGTACTGCGGCATGTCAGGGATTTTTTGAAGCTTTCGTAGCTACCGATGGAGCCGGAAACTGGTCATGGGCTCCTCCTGTTCCACTTTCCGGTGGCCAGGTAGTGGCAGCAACATTTTTAGCGAATCTTACCGGAAATGGCACCGAATCCTCGGAATACTCCTGTGGAACAGTTGTCGATCCATGTGATCCTGATCTCGATATGCCTGTCATGTCTATCACCGAACCGGAACCTACGGTTGAATGCAGCGCAGGTTTACCGCCGTTATTAGAAGGCGGTGTGAATATTTTTGCGACCGATGAATGTGATGGCGATATCTCCGGCGACATTAGCTGGAGTTTTTCCGATTTCAATCCCATGGATTGTTCCAATGGCGGCCCGGTTCAAACGGTAGTTGATCATTACATCGTCACCGATGCCAACGGCAATACGGCAGAGATCACCTGGACCATTACCGTTGTGGACACCGAACCTCCTGTATGGGACGATCCGGGATTATCGCTCACCTTGAATGCTGAGTGTGGTGATGATATCGATGCCCTTATTGCAGCTAATATTCCTACAGCAACCGATGGTTGTGGCGTTAACCCTGATCCTGATGTTTATGTGGCCTCAGCGACCAGTGGCACCACCTGTGGGAATGCTTTCACCCAACACATCAACTATGCCACCGCAGATGTTTGCGGAAACCAAAACCCTGATCTGTATACCGTTACGATCATCGTTTCTGACAATATAGCTCCGACTTTCACGTCAACACCGCCGCCAACCATTACGACCCTGACAGATCCGGGGTCCTGCGATGCAACGCTTTCTCTTTCCGTAACGGCTGAAGATATTTGCGATACCAATGTAAGCATCACCAATGATTCTCAGTACGCCAATAGTAATGGCGCTGACGCCTCAGGCACTTACCCGCCAGGGGTGCATGTTGTCACTTTTACGGCTACGGACGGTTGTCTGAATTCAGATACCTATACGGTCACCGTTACTGTAAATGAACCCGGGGCTCCAACAATTACAGGTGTTCAGAGTAGCGCCACAGTCGAATGCGGCGATGCGCTGCCACCGGATCCTATTCCGGGTATTAACCTGTTTGCCACCGATGGCAATGGCATTGATATCACCGGCAGCATCATCGTTGATCTGGCTATGGCCACTCAGGATTGTTCCGTTAACGGAATCATCGAAGAACGCTTTTACACCATTTCAGTAATGGATATTTGTGGCACCACCACTTCGGAAAGTTACACCATTACCATAGTGGATACACAGGCTCCGGTTTGGGATAACCCGGCAGGTTCCATCACGCTGAACCTTGAATGTGGGGATGATGTTGACGCAGCCCTGGCGGCCAACTTACCAACGGCAACGGACGCTTGCGGTGTCGCCGACATCGTACCTACAACAGCTACCAGCGGGATTATCTGCGGGAATGCTTCTTCTGCTACATATAATTATGCTGCGGTGGATAATTGCGGAAACACCAATCCTGTTTTCTTTCAAATTTTCGTCAACCTTAATGATACTCAGGATCCTGTAATTTCAGGAATTCCCAACGATA carries:
- a CDS encoding NAD-dependent epimerase/dehydratase family protein, giving the protein MRKKSSREKTRREFLSTSLKAGLGLSAMSTPLFARGSMVEPDISHSPWKTPHPLNILILGGTSFLGPHQIAYALQRGHSVSIFTRGKTVSSIHKEVFKQVEHLTGNRENDLEALKGRKWDAVIDNSGQKAQWTKDSAALLKDNVDVYLYTSSTGVYYPYLGSDIKEDTKLVLEIPVGITEIQSYEYEYGVMKAHSELEAQKAFGIDRTIIVRPTYMMGPGDRTDRFTFWPIRLSQGGEVMVPGKSDDPVQYIDVRDVAQWMIRLIENRTTGTFNAVGPASPKGMHAFVYGVQAAFSAPVSYTMIPDYEFLEAKGILDRIPWIMPTGDNYGSARVNNQFGITNGLSFTPLAKSARDIYDWWYSDAVSQERQHKWDETNEKAIIKAWRLRK
- a CDS encoding PKD domain-containing protein, translated to MKRLFYLLIFMSLGIFAHGQITVTNNNDSGAGSLRDAVASAAPGQTITFSTAGPIVLTTGEILIDKNLSIDGGAGGMTINANGSSRIFNITGAANTITLKNLELINGNAGGGFGGAIACGANLNASYCTFFGNIAENDGAIQIYGSITANFVSCNFINNTATSQAGALELGTGTYTLVNCLFKGNSSGTLGGAILAGANTTIINSTITENSATSEGGGIWVDGLGTNVSLYNNIIANNTASTNPDMVADVPLTAANNNLITNAAGSGITLGSNGNISGNPMFVSPGLDYHLQDNSPAVNAGNSAWLPADILDVNNNGNFGETLPVDIDNQPRIWACTPDMGAFENLSTTIQVTNTNDSGDGSLRAAIDCANNTPGPNTITFNIPGGGLQTISPQSELPFLNDPGTHIDGTSQPGYNGTPLIYLNGNNAGGAVGLVVFGDNCQVSGLMIKNFQGQAFQILANTGMTISNNILTDNSGQQILGDNANGFNISNNIFNIDENGNATNSDIYAIHLQNGCNDVSIDNNTMGGLNNVNAQIVAIVGGSNDISITNNYIGTDQNNNDYGGNTGIYIANGCDNNYVHSNTIAYNQTGVSVLSDLNRVDENDFFCNSIKAIDLNEGQGNNGLQPPVITSAAPDLIEGTAPFDGFVCIYIQNDIGGCNAACQGIFQGYASIDSGTLTWSWTPPAPLADGEIVAVTLYANPTGNGFESSEYTCAAVSSFCVPGQPIVVTNTDDSGPGSLREAINCANDTPGANTILFDIPGGGVHTISPLSLLPTLNDDGTIIDGTSQPGYAGTPLIYINGSLAGPGNCLTIFGSDCQVNGLMIKHFDGDGISILGNNNAIINNNIITENTFSQISFADATNATVDNNILNIDENGVGSTSNSVGVWLQNDAEFIAITNNTIGGIGLTGESMIVILDGVNNLTITGNYLGTDQANNNYGGFRAIVISNTSTGYHLIRENTIAYNQVGITNGSNYTRILENDFFCNSDIAIDQFGVGNNGLQPPVITSAAPELITGTAPGMGEVCIYLQNDIGGCTAACQGFFEAFVATDGAGNWSWAPPVPLSGGQVVAATFLANLTGNGTESSEYSCGTVVDPCDPDLDMPVMSITEPEPTVECSAGLPPLLEGGVNIFATDECDGDISGDISWSFSDFNPMDCSNGGPVQTVVDHYIVTDANGNTAEITWTITVVDTEPPVWDDPGLSLTLNAECGDDIDALIAANIPTATDGCGVNPDPDVYVASATSGTTCGNAFTQHINYATADVCGNQNPDLYTVTIIVSDNIAPTFTSTPPPTITTLTDPGSCDATLSLSVTAEDICDTNVSITNDSQYANSNGADASGTYPPGVHVVTFTATDGCLNSDTYTVTVTVNEPGAPTITGVQSSATVECGDALPPDPIPGINLFATDGNGIDITGSIIVDLAMATQDCSVNGIIEERFYTISVMDICGTTTSESYTITIVDTQAPVWDNPAGSITLNLECGDDVDAALAANLPTATDACGVADIVPTTATSGIICGNASSATYNYAAVDNCGNTNPVFFQIFVNLNDTQDPVISGIPNDITINCGDPYPNVAQLLENLTATDVCEGDLTGQITLLGPPAVTGCSPVPGIIEDVYTISVMDGCGNSATEYFTIEIINDLVVDLGDDQVLCDGNPVVLDAGNPGASYEWSTGATTQTISVASPGTYSVTVYNGNGCCNVDQVNVTIGSDPDISAAGGTLDCNNNSIQLMSFSNTSGVTFSWTGPNNFSSNQQNPVITVPGTYTVTATSPQGCTATAEAVVDQNGDLPDASATGGTLDCNNSSVQLSGNSSTAGVSYSWSGPNNYMSTEQNPTVSTAGSYTLSVTASNGCVSLATATVVLDETAPDASATGGTLDCAVTSVQLMGSSTTQGASYSWSGPNNFMSSVQNPTASEAGTYTLTVTGPNGCTSTATATVDANADLPNASASGGTIDCNNTSVQLPGNSTTPGVTYGWTGPDNFVSSEQNPTVTGAGTYTLTVTAANGCASTATAVVIEDTDVPDVTATGGTLDCNASNIQLMSGSSVTGCTFSWTGPNNFISSEQNPSVTTAGTYTVTCTAPNGCSNTATATVEANADQPDASATGGTLDCDNASVQLTGSSTTTGVTYSWTGPNNFMSTEQNPSVSEPGNYLLTVTASNGCTTAITAVVDEDVEVPNVSATGGTIDCSTSNTQLTASSDAEDCSFSWTGPNNFMSSEQNPFVTVPGTYTVTCTTPNGCSATATATVQANADLPDATATGGTIDCNNSVVQLMGSSSTPGVTYSWVGPNNFTSTSQNPVVTAPGTYTLTVQGPNGCSAITTASVVIDNTFPTISATGGTLNCNTSNVQLMATSSIMGTTYSWTGPNNFMSSESSPFVTTPGVYSVTGTAPNGCSSVSTTQVIQDNTPPVATATGGTLNCNGTPVQLAGSSSISGSTFSWTGPDNFMSSEQNPTVSAAGNYILTVTAPNGCTGVATATVVLDNNVPTVSATGGMLDCNANDIQLMATSSIPGSTFSWSGPNNFMSSEQNPFVTTAGTYNLSATAPNGCTATASAIVSANANQPDITTAGGNLDCNNTPVQLMGSSNTPGVTYSWTGPGNFMSTQQNPSVSLTGVYTLTITAPNGCTAIDIAIVGVDNTAPVATATSGTINCNNNNVHLMATSSVAGSSFLWTGPNNFMSSEASPFVTAIGTYTVTVTGPNGCTATASTSVNLDNAAPAITAAGGTLDCNTPSVQLAATSNPAGSSFSWTGPNNFMSSEQNPTVFGVGTYNLTVTGSNGCTATASAVVDMDDTVTPVAGFTFTSDQLSVTFSDNSTNNPTSWSWDFGDGQLSTQQSPAHTYNAPGEYQVTLVATNDCGSNTYQETITVIVDGVNEVLWFNEFTLAPNPNNGRFTLNIKGQPVNALDFKLLNVLGQIEYSETLDMRTGNLNRVFEFNRLPSGIYFVRLAAEGKAYYHKVIIE